The Lolium rigidum isolate FL_2022 chromosome 2, APGP_CSIRO_Lrig_0.1, whole genome shotgun sequence genomic interval TTAACTTTAAAGCTTAGATAACAAAACAATACTTATCCTGCAGTCATCTAATGTGAAAATTTAATAATAATGATATCCTGCATTTAGTTTTATACTATATTCATGCATGGAGTCCTTTTCTTATGTACCAGCTCTCTAATCCTgtcttttgttatttttgttgctATGTTAGAATGACCCAGATCTTCTTGATACGGAAACAGAGCAGCAGCCAGAACCCCTTTGCACAGAGAAACCCAGTTCAGTTGTAAGTTCACCTTGTAGATTCAAGTGCTTTTGGGGCACATATGCGTGCTTGTTGCTATTCAGAATAAGCTGTGTATTTGAATACatttttcaaattattttcttCTCAGGCGTTCTCTAATTTTTTGTTGGTACTAATGCAGGATCACATAGAAAAATGGGAGATGGAAACTAAGCAGCACTCACCACCCCTTTCTAACAGTAACCAGTGGAGCTCCAATGTAAGTGTCTTCATATGTATTATCTTGCAACATTTTATATCTTGCAAGATTTCATAATAGACCTTTTCTAACATTGTTTGAGGCATCTTTACTGACCATTTCTGTTTAACAGTGGGGACTTGGACCTTGTGACAAGGAAAATAAGCAATTTTCTATTTCATTCTCTCGCTGCAGGGAACCCCAGTCAGTGGTATGTAATATATCTTTGATAAATTTGGATATGCTAGTGTCATATGTTGGTGTTCATTCATTGTTACATTGTAATACAATATTCCCTTTGTGCAGGGAGCTGGTCTTCGGAATATGGGTAACACATGCTTTCTAAATGCAACTCTCCAGTGCATCACTCATACTGTCCCCCTTTTTAAGAAGCTCCGCTGCACTGACCACTCTACTCCATGCTCATGTATGGACTGTTTCTGATATTTACTTTTTGTTGTGTTAAAGTGTCCCAgatccttttcttttgctttgctTTGAATGATTTGTTCTACTGGTGTCATATAGATGATGAAGATGGGTTTTGTTCTTTCTGCGCCCTTAAAGGACATATGGAGGAATCAGTTCGAAGGTCTGGGTCTGTTTTAGTGCCAACAAGGTTCAAAGATAATTTAAGCAGTATCCTTTGCATTTGAGATTTATGCCCTGTCTATTTAATTTTGTCGCAAATACATGGGGTCAGCATACATGGTCATTTCCCTGATTTGGCACCCTGAAATATGTATGCTGTCCATTAACTTTATACTAAGCTCATACATTTTGCTATTCAGTGATGTATTGCCATTTTTAGTGACAATGTTTTGAAATTCTGTCGTATTCCTTGACAAGATTTGCCAGAATTATCTTCAGATTTTAGACCAGGGCAACAAGAGGATGCACATGAGTTCCTTCGTTGCTTGCTGGATAATTTGTATAAGTGCACCCTTGATCCCAAATCAAAGGGGAAGCCCTCGTCTTTTGATGAGGAAAGTATTGTCAAGCAGGTTTTTGGAGGTCGACTGAAAAGCCAGGTATATACTTTGCCATTGGCTCATTGCTTATCTGTTCTCTTTGCACTTGTGTTTCAACTAATGCTCTTCTGTTCATATAGTTGACATGCCATGATTGTGGTCACCGCTCGGAGACATTTGAGCCCTTCCTTGATCTCAGCTTGGAGATTGATCAGGTTGATGACCTTGTTGCTGCGTTGGAATCTTTTACCAAGGTGGAGCAAGTTGGTGATGCTGAGAACAAGCTCACCTGTGAAAGTTGTAAAGTTCAAGTTTGCAAGGATAAGCGGCTTGTGCTTGATAAAGCACCTGATGTTGTTGCATTTCAACTCAAGCGCTTCACCACACTTGATAATTCCATTGAAAAGATTGACAAACATGTGGCATACCCATCAGAACTTGATCTGGAGCCATTCCACAGTAATCCAGACAAGGAGGTCAGTATTTTTGCTCTTCTCTGCTTGTAGGCTTTCCATGAAGACATATTTTGATGTTTTGCCTGTATTTTCACATGCATCAGGACCTAAAATATGATCTTTATGGTGTTGTTGAACATTCTGGCTTACCCAACTATGGCCATTATGTGTGCGCAATTCGTTCTTCACCAAGCAGTTGGCACTTGATGAATGACTCACTTGTAGGTGTCACAAGTCACTTGCCCTTTCTTTTTATGACACAAATATTTTCACCTTGTAATAGTCACACTTGTTGCAGGTTGATTCCATTACTGAGACAAGTGCACTACGTCAGGAAGCATACATTCTCTTCTATGTTAGGCAGGGCAAGTTTCCATGGTTCTCAAGTTTGCTAGAGGAGGCTGCTAGTGGTGCATCTCCTGTGTCAGTTTTGGATAATATAGACTTGGACTGTTCAACATCCGGCAACAGTAGTTCTGGTTATAAGTTTGAGAATGATGAAGCAAGTCAATGCAAGACATCTAGCCTCCCTGAGGAGCCAAGTAAGAGATGTTCAGGCGATGCTTTTAACAGCATTAACAAGAAAGAAGAAATCAGTCCACGGAGAACATCTCTTCAAGCTGATGTGGTGATGAGGTGTGCCCCTAGTGCTACTGAAATCACCAATCCTGAGAGACCCTCAACTCCACCTCCACGCCCCAAGCGGATGTACTCTGTTAATGACCATGATGTGTTTGCCTTTGAGAACTTAGGTAAGCGTTTATTTCCAAGTACAATTGCAACATCTGTTTTATGTTGTGCAAACAGCATTTGAGTACAGTACCTGGTGTGTCCACAATTTATAATCTGGCTATCATAGTATCTGTTTAAAAAATtaatgatgggtgaacaaattgtaGAGAATGTGATTCTAAATTGTTAATGAACATCAGGCAGTTGCATTAGCTAATTAATTTCTGATCTGTTCATGACcttgcatgctattccttttttATAAATTGCAGAGAATGTGATTCTAAATCGTTAATGAACATCAGACAGTTGCATTAGCTAATTAATTTCTGATCTGCTCATTACCTTGCATGCTATTCCTCTtttgcattttattttatttcaaaaaaCAAGAAGGTTCATGTTTCTGCATGTCATCATTTACAGATGAGGACGATACTCCTTTGATGCCAGTGGCTGAACATCAAACAAAGGGGAAGAAACAAAAGGCTGCATCTGCGTCCAAATCTTTGAAGGGTGCTTGTCTGGATCAGAACGCATCACGGTTAATGAGGAGCATGACATCTAAACGAAGAAAAGGTTTTCTGGACTGCATTAACACACAACGCAATGAGCAAGAGTCCCGCAGTGGCCCTCGGAGTGACCCTGTaggcaaaaggaagaggaagTTTGACATTCCAGTTCTTCAGTACTAAGTATTTTTCTAGCCTGGTTTTGAGGTCTAAAATCTTTTTGCTGTAAGTAGTTCCCATCCATGTCTTTCTCCAGGACCAACTCAAGATACAATAGAGCTTAAGAGTTTAGGCTGTtatctatgttttttttttgctcttcCTGATTTGGAACacctggcctatatatatatatatatgaatttTTGTGTCACTGGCAATCTTGTTTAGGCTTTGTTAGGATGCTTAGGAATTCCTGGGAAATGCCCACTGGAATTATTTCACTGAAATTTCCTGGCCAAAGAGAATTCCATTCACTACATCTGCTCCAGTTATATGGGCTGACAGCCCTTCTGTACTCACAGTATAATACACCAGTCATACATGGTTACCTGTATTACAGAAAAGAGAAACAAGAAGTGACATAGaacagaagaaaagaaacataggCAAAAATAAGAGAAATATTACTGTCATATAGGTAACCTTGTAGGACTTCGGTCTTATGGTTACCTACATTACTTGAGCAAAAGAATAGCGACTTTGAAAGAAATTAACAGATCATGGACTGCAGTCCTATGATTAAAAAATAGTTTTATCGCCCAGTCACATAGATATATTCCTAGTTGAAATTGTGGTATCACTATCTACTGCTACAAAGAAATTGAGAGAGCACTTATCCCTGTGTAATTGTGACACTCGTTTTAAGAAGAAAAAAGGTTGGACGAAGCTTTTACATTTAATGTATTTGAAGCCAAG includes:
- the LOC124690542 gene encoding ubiquitin carboxyl-terminal hydrolase 21-like, with the protein product MADEDVAASLSQPSPAQVGISGENGDEKMRQCQPFFSMCQPLQTVSYSNSWDSVCAPAARDAPQTSGLDSLDDGDTPSAPCVTDSKQPHSESISDEVDESNKDSSLPSTDKGHDVDQLSLESDQLMNDPDLLDTETEQQPEPLCTEKPSSVDHIEKWEMETKQHSPPLSNSNQWSSNWGLGPCDKENKQFSISFSRCREPQSVGAGLRNMGNTCFLNATLQCITHTVPLFKKLRCTDHSTPCSYDEDGFCSFCALKGHMEESVRRSGSVLVPTRFKDNLSKLSSDFRPGQQEDAHEFLRCLLDNLYKCTLDPKSKGKPSSFDEESIVKQVFGGRLKSQLTCHDCGHRSETFEPFLDLSLEIDQVDDLVAALESFTKVEQVGDAENKLTCESCKVQVCKDKRLVLDKAPDVVAFQLKRFTTLDNSIEKIDKHVAYPSELDLEPFHSNPDKEDLKYDLYGVVEHSGLPNYGHYVCAIRSSPSSWHLMNDSLVDSITETSALRQEAYILFYVRQGKFPWFSSLLEEAASGASPVSVLDNIDLDCSTSGNSSSGYKFENDEASQCKTSSLPEEPSKRCSGDAFNSINKKEEISPRRTSLQADVVMRCAPSATEITNPERPSTPPPRPKRMYSVNDHDVFAFENLDEDDTPLMPVAEHQTKGKKQKAASASKSLKGACLDQNASRLMRSMTSKRRKGFLDCINTQRNEQESRSGPRSDPVGKRKRKFDIPVLQY